A region from the Acanthochromis polyacanthus isolate Apoly-LR-REF ecotype Palm Island chromosome 23, KAUST_Apoly_ChrSc, whole genome shotgun sequence genome encodes:
- the LOC110967940 gene encoding E3 ubiquitin-protein ligase TRIM39-like yields MERVSPKFRFKSENSSIISRNHCVLFYFTSPVILDMADTLDVHQFNCSICLDLFTDPASIPCGHNFCKICIESYWDTSELSRCPLCKETFYKRPELRINYSFREVVNHFKSLTPSPLVKRKGGEARAGEVPCDICTDVKLKATKSCLVCMASYCEIHLEPHNTAAALSRHKLTEPIRNLEDRICKKHEKVLELFCKTEEKFICQICAETDHSRHQVVTAEVAAQQKMIQIKRRGREVELMIQDRQKRIEEINHSMKQTNENARRQMEASVKVFTSVMDSIQKTHEDLIAEIEERHDTEQKRFEELITELRKEIDELEKKNVELQQLSHIEDHISLLQSFSEAHTLPPTQNWPSIPVNEVDFLDYIRTSLISAKEFIKTEIKRQEVTELQKVQKFAVDVTIDTDTAGPWLLVSEDGKEVKQSPKKHKIPSSIARFTEDTFAVATQALSTGRHYWEVEVKGKSNWLLGVASGSLKRNERIIPCPENGLWTLSHQDGGKYCALTKNPFPLMLPLPPQRVGVFVDYEERQVSFFNVLAKTHIFTFTKCNFTGKIYPIFDPCLAAEKKEVAPLKIMIVKITK; encoded by the exons ATGGAAAGAGTTTCCCCGAAGTTTAGATTCAAATCAGAAAACTCTTCTATAATCTCTAGAAATCATTGcgtgctgttttattttacttcccCAGTGATTTTGGACATGGCAGACACATTAGATGTGCACCAGTTCAACTGCTCCATCTGTCTGGATCTTTTCACCGACCCGGCCTCGATTCCATGTGGACACAACTTCTGCAAGATCTGCATCGAGAGCTACTGGGACACCTCAGAGCTGAGCAGGTGCCCCCTATGCAAGGAGACGTTTTACAAGAGACCCGAGCTTCGGATCAACTACTCCTTCAGAGAGGTTGTCAATCACTTCAAAAGCCTAACTCCAAGTCCGCTGGTAAAAAGAAAAGGCGGTGAGGCGAGAGCTGGCGAAGTACCGTGTGACATCTGCACAGATGTGAAGCTAAAGGCCACAAAGTCCTGCCTGGTTTGTATGGCGTCTTACTGTGAGATTCACCTGGAGCCTCACAACACAGCCGCAGCCCTGAGCAGACATAAGCTCACTGAACCGATTAGAAACCTGGAGGACAGAATATGTAAGAAGCACGAGAAGGTCTTGGAGCTGTTCTGCAAGACGGAGGAGAAGTTTATCTGTCAGATCTGTGCTGAAACCGACCACAGCAGGCACCAAGTTGTGACGGCAGAGGTGGCGGCACagcaaaaaatg ATTCAGAttaagaggagggggagagaagTGGAGCTGATGATTCAGGATCGACAGAAGAGGATTGAAGAAATCAACCACTCAATGAAACAAACTAAT GAGAACGCACGGAGACAGATGGAGGCGAGCGTTAAGGTGTTCACGTCCGTGATGGATTCCATCCAAAAGACCCATGAAGACCTTATTGCGGAGATCGAGGAGAGACACGACACCGAGCAGAAGAGGTTTGAGGAGCTCATCACAGAGCTGAGGAAGGAGATCGATGAACTGGAGAAGAAAAATGTTGAGCTCCAGCAGCTCTCGCATATTGAAGACCACATCAGTCTCCTGCAG TCTTTCAGTGAAGCCCACACACTCCCACCAACTCAGAACTGGCCAAGCATTCCTGTTAATGAGGTGGATTTTTTGGATTATATACGAACGTCTTTGATTAGCGCGAAAGAGTTCATCAAAACGGAAATTAAACGGCAGGAAGTGACTG AGCTCCAGAAAGTGCAGAAATTTGCag TGGACGTCACCATCGATACCGACACAGCAGGGCCCTGGCTGCTCGTCTCTGAAGATGGGAAAGAAGTGAAGCAGTCGCCTAAGAAGCACAAGATTCCATCGAGCATAGCAAGATTCACAGAGGACACTTTTGCTGTTGCGACTCAGGCGTTGTCCACAGGCAGGCACTACTGGGAGGTCGAGGTGAAGGGGAAATCCAACTGGCTGCTGGGAGTCGCCTCCGGCTCTCTGAAGAGGAACGAACGCATCATTCCCTGCCCAGAAAACGGCCTGTGGACCCTCAGTCACCAGGACGGAGGGAAGTACTGTGCATTAACAAAAAATCCATTCCCTTTAATGTTGCCTCTCCCTCCTCAGAGGGTGGGAGTGTTTGTGGATTACGAGGAGAGGCAGGTGTCCTTCTTTAACGTGCTGGCCAAGACTCACATCTTCACCTTCACAAAGTGCAACTTTACAGGCAAGATTTACCCCATATTCGATCCTTGTTTGGCTGCAGAAAAGAAGGAGGTGGCTCCCCTGAAAATCATGATTGTAAAGatcacaaaatga